CCGGCGGTGACGACCGCTGCGAGCAGGGCGCCGACCCACCCGACCAGGACGGCGACGGAGGCGGCGCGCATGCCGCGTGAGGAGCCGACCATGTCGATCACGTCCTTACTGTTTCGCGGAGAGGACTTACTGCGCAACAGTATGTGCATATCGTTTCACGATATGCAAGGCGTCAGGTGAGCTCCGAGGCGAGGTGCTCGAAGGAGCGGACCGTCAGGTCGGGCGCGGCGAAGTAGGTGGGGTACGTCGAGCCGCGCCGGTTCACCCACACCGTCCGCAGGCCGGCGTGCTCGGCGCCGTGCAGGTCCCACGGGTGGACGGCGACCATCGCGGCGTCCGCGGGATCGTCGAGGCCGCAGGCGTCGAGCGCCACCTGGTACGCCGCTGCGGCCGGCTTCCAGCCCCCGGCGCCCTCGACCGAGAGGACCTGGCCGACGGTGTCGCGCAGCCCGTCGCGCTCGAGCAACGTCTCGGCCACCGACGCCGACCCGTTGCTCAGGGTCACCACGGGCACGCCCTGGCGCGCGAGCGCCCGCAGGCCTGGAGCGACGTCGCGGTGCAGCGGCAGCTGGGCGAAGGCGCGGACGAAGGTGTCCACGAGCTCGTCGTCGAGGTCGGGCGCGAGCTGGCGCAGGCAGTGGGCGGCGATGTCGGCGAAGCCCGCCTCCTCGCCGACGGCCGCCAGGGCGAAGCCGTCGCGCAGGACCTGGGCGAACCACAGGTCGACGATCGTCCACGGCAGGCCGGCCTCCTCCACGAGCCGGCGCAGGTGGCTGAGGTCGGACAGTGTCTCGTTCACGTCGAGGACCAGGACGCGGGGGCGGGGGTCGAGGGCGGTCATGACCCCATCCTCCCGCCGCTGAGAAGCCGACCCCGTTTGCGGCTTGTTCAACCGAAGGGTTGACAAAGAGTCCGAGGCGGGAGCATGGTTGTTCAACCAGATAGTTGAGGACGGTGTCATGGTCGACCAGCTCTCCCGGGTGTTCGCGGCGCTCGCCGACCCCACCCGGCGCGACATGGTCGCCCGGCTCACCGACGCCGACGCCACGGTCACCGAGCTCGCGGCGCCGTACGACGTGAGCCTGCAGGCGGTCTCGAAGCACCTCAAGGTCCTCGAGGACGCCGGGCTCGTGAGCCGGACGCGCGAGCAGCAGCGGCGCCCGGTGCACCTGGAGGCGGAGGTGTTCGACCTGATGACGAAGTGGATCGAGCGCTACCGCCAGCAGGCCGAGGAGCGCTACCGCCGCCTCGACGACGTCCTGGCCCGGATGGATGCCGACTGCACCCTCAGACCCGAGACCCCCGAGACCCCGCACACCATGGAAGGAACAGCGTCATGAGCAACCTCGCGACCCACCCCCAGGCCACCATCGAGGCCGACCCCACCGTGCCGGCCATCCACATCACGCGCGAGTTCCGCGCGACGAAGGCGCAGCTGATCCGGGCCCACACCGACCCCGAGATCTTCGCGCAGTGGATCGGCCCTCGCGACCTCGAGACCCGCATCGACCACTGGGACGCCCGCTCCGGCGGCAGCTTCCGCTTCACCAACATCCGCCAGGGAGACGAGGGACCGGAGGAGTACTCGTTCCGCGGCTGCTTCCACGAGGTCGGCGACCGCCTCGTCCAGACGTTCACCTGGGAGGGCATGCCCGAGGGTGTCTCGCTGGAGACGCTGACCTTCGAGGAGCTCGGTGACGGCCGCACCCGCCTGCACGCGATGTCCCTCTGCGACAGCTTCGAGGGCCGCGACGGCTGGCTGCGCAGCGGCATGGAGGTCGGCGTCAACGACGGCTACGCCAAGCTCGACGACCTCGCCGCCGCCGGCGCGCTCGCCTGATGGCCCTCCCCACCGACGAGGCGGCCCGCCACCGGGAGGTCGCGGGCCGCTTCAGCGACCTGGTCCGCGGTACGACGACCTGGGACGCCCCCGCGCCCGTCGAGGGCTGGACCGCCCGCGACGTCGTGGAGCACCTCACCACCTGGCTGCCCGGCCTCCTCGCGTCGGTCGACATTCCGTTCACAAGAACGGTCAGAACCCGCGATGAGAACGGGGACGGGGGTTCTGACCGTTCTTTTGAACGGAATGTGCACCCCGTGGTGGCTGAGTGGGAGGCCCACGCGGCGGCCGTCCAGGCCCTCCTCGACGACCCCGCCAGCCGGGAGCGCCCGGTCACCAGCCCGCACTTCCCGGAGATGTCGCTGACGCAGATGATCGACCGGCTCTACACGACCGACGTCTTCATGCACTCCTGGGACCTGGCCCGCGCGACCGGCCAGCCCGACCGCCTCGACGCCGACCACGCCACCGAGCTGCTCGCCGGGATGCAGCCGCTGGACGAGATGCTGCGGGCCTCCGGCCAGTACGGCCCCAAGGTCGAGCCAGGTCCCGGCGCCGACGCGACCGACCGGCTCATGGCCTTCGTCGGTCGCGACCCGGCCTGGACGCCCTGACGGTCCGGACGGCAGGCAGCTCGCCGACATCGGGGCCGTTTCCGGGCCGATGCGCGCCAACTGCCTGCCCGTCGGCCCCCGGTCAGGCAACCGGCACGGCAGCGGCGGGGACGCGGTCCGACCCGGCCCGGTGCAGCCGCAGCGTGATGGCCAGGAGGGCCGCCGCCACCACCCACAGGTTGACCTCGGTGTAGGCCCAGTGGCGGTCGGCGTCGGGCGGCACGATGCTGCTCACGAGCGTGTCGATGCCGGCGGCGACAGCGAAGCCGGCCACCACGACCCCCAGCCCGGCCAGCGCGCGGACAGGCACCGCGCGGCGAGGGAGAACCGCGACGCCCAGCGCCACGGAGGCGATGACGAACGAGGCCAGCCCGGTGAGGAAGAACGGCCCCTCGAACGGGCTCTCGCCCAGTCCTCCGGCTGACCCGATGGCCAGACCCTTGAGGGCCCAGAGGGCCGCTGCGGCAGATGCTGCGATGAAGGAAACACGAGTTGATGTCATGGCGACAACAGTCGACGCAGCGCTGGCCTCGACGCATCACTCGCGGGAGTGATGTCGGACGACGTCCTCCTTCCCTACGCTTCCAGGATGTCCCGTCGCACGCTCGCCGGCGCCGCGCTCCTGGTCCTGGCCGGAGCGTTGCCGCTGCTCGCGGTCGCGCTCGACCAGGACTGGTACCTCGACGGGCCGCTGCTGGTCCTGCTCGCCATCGCCGGTGGCTACGCGGCCGGCGCCTGGCTGCCTCGGGAGGCGGCCGCCGCCGGGTGCGTCGGCGCCGTGGGCGCTCTGGTGCTGGCCAACCAGCTGCACGGGGCGACCTACCACCCGGTCGACGACCTGGTGTTCTTCCTCGCGATCGTCGGCGGTCCCGCGGCCGCGGGCGCGGCGGTGTCGCTGCGGGCCGCCCAGGTCGCGCGCCTCGAGCGGCTCCAGGCGGACCTGACCGCCCAGCAGGAGGTCGAGGTCCGCGCGGCCCGGGTGGAGGAGCAGGTCCGTGTCGAGCAGGAGGTGCACGCCCGCCTCGCCGAGCGCATCGCCGCCATCGCGGTCCTCGCCGAGGGCGCGCAGAGGACCCCCGACAACGGCGTCCTGCCCGTGATCGAGGGCGAGGCGCGCGGGGTGCTCGACCAGCTCCGCGGCGCGCTGGGCGCCCTCAGCACCGAGTCGCCGCCCGCGTCGGAGGACCAGGGGGCCGCCGCGGACGCCTCAGAAGGTGCCGCCCCGGGCGTCGGCGTCTGGGACGTGGCTCTCGCCGCGGGTCTCGGAGCGGCCCTCGCAGTCGAGTGTGCCGTCGCCCCGGCCGCTCGCGGCCCGCTCTGGCTCAACGCGGTCGCAGCCGCGGTCGTGGCCGCCCCCCTCGTCGTACGTCGCTCCCGCCCGCTCCTCGCGGTGGTCGCCTTCAGCCTCGCCGGCGTGCTGATGAGCGCCTGGCTGACCCCGTTGCCGGCGACCGTGACCGGGGTCGCCCTGCTGCTCGTCGTCTTCTACAGCGTCGGCGCCTGGTGCCGACGGTGGTGGTGGGTCGCGGGCTGGGCGCTCGCGCTCGCGGGGTCGGTGGTCATGGACACGGTGGCCGGCCTCGACGACGACGCCGACTCCGGTGACGCCGCCTGGATCGTCGTGGTGCTGACCGTCGGGGCGGTGGCCGTCGGCCGGGTCACGGCCGGGTGGCAGGAACGGCTGCGGCGCACCGAGGTGGTGGTGGGTGAGCTCGAGGTCCGAGCCGGCGCCGCCGTACGCCTCGCCCGTGCCGAGGAGCGCCAGGCGCTCGCGAGCCGGTTGCACGACACCGTCGCGCACGCGATGACGGTGGTGTGCCTGCAAGCGGCCGGTCACCAGCGGGCAGGGTCCGACCCCGGACCGGCGCTGCGGACGATCGTCGACGCCGCCGGCACGGGCCTGGCCGAGCTCCGCGACGGCCTGGACGCCATCGAGACCGGCGCGAACCCGCTCGAGGGCTCACGCATCGCCGCGGTCGGGCGACGCATGGGCGTCGACCTCGAGGTCGACAGCGAGGTGGGCAGCGAGGTCGGCGAGCCCGACCACCCAGCAGGCCCGGCCGCAGGCCTCGCCTTCCGCGTCGTCAGGGAAGCGGTCGTCAACGTCGCCCGGCACGCCCCCGGGGCGTCGGCCCACGTCCACGTGCGCCGTGTCGGCCCGGCGCTCGAGGTGGAGGTGGCCGACGACGGGCGCGGTGGCCTCCCGGTCGTGACCGGAGCCGGTCGTGGGCTGACCGGCCTGCGCGACACCGTCGTCGGCGGAGGCGGGCGGCTCGAGTGGGGCCCGCGCGCCGACGGCGGGTTCAGCGTCCGTGCCCGCATCCCGGAGGAGACGCCGTGACCTCGATCCTGCTGGTCGACGACCAGGAGCTGGTGCGCACCGGCCTGCGCATGATCCTGTCGGCCGAGCCCGACCTCGAGGTGGTCGGCGAGGCGGCCGACGGCGCC
This DNA window, taken from Nocardioides sp. HDW12B, encodes the following:
- a CDS encoding metalloregulator ArsR/SmtB family transcription factor — its product is MVDQLSRVFAALADPTRRDMVARLTDADATVTELAAPYDVSLQAVSKHLKVLEDAGLVSRTREQQRRPVHLEAEVFDLMTKWIERYRQQAEERYRRLDDVLARMDADCTLRPETPETPHTMEGTAS
- a CDS encoding SRPBCC domain-containing protein — its product is MSNLATHPQATIEADPTVPAIHITREFRATKAQLIRAHTDPEIFAQWIGPRDLETRIDHWDARSGGSFRFTNIRQGDEGPEEYSFRGCFHEVGDRLVQTFTWEGMPEGVSLETLTFEELGDGRTRLHAMSLCDSFEGRDGWLRSGMEVGVNDGYAKLDDLAAAGALA
- a CDS encoding TIGR03086 family metal-binding protein — translated: MALPTDEAARHREVAGRFSDLVRGTTTWDAPAPVEGWTARDVVEHLTTWLPGLLASVDIPFTRTVRTRDENGDGGSDRSFERNVHPVVAEWEAHAAAVQALLDDPASRERPVTSPHFPEMSLTQMIDRLYTTDVFMHSWDLARATGQPDRLDADHATELLAGMQPLDEMLRASGQYGPKVEPGPGADATDRLMAFVGRDPAWTP
- a CDS encoding haloacid dehalogenase type II — its product is MTALDPRPRVLVLDVNETLSDLSHLRRLVEEAGLPWTIVDLWFAQVLRDGFALAAVGEEAGFADIAAHCLRQLAPDLDDELVDTFVRAFAQLPLHRDVAPGLRALARQGVPVVTLSNGSASVAETLLERDGLRDTVGQVLSVEGAGGWKPAAAAYQVALDACGLDDPADAAMVAVHPWDLHGAEHAGLRTVWVNRRGSTYPTYFAAPDLTVRSFEHLASELT
- a CDS encoding histidine kinase, coding for MSRRTLAGAALLVLAGALPLLAVALDQDWYLDGPLLVLLAIAGGYAAGAWLPREAAAAGCVGAVGALVLANQLHGATYHPVDDLVFFLAIVGGPAAAGAAVSLRAAQVARLERLQADLTAQQEVEVRAARVEEQVRVEQEVHARLAERIAAIAVLAEGAQRTPDNGVLPVIEGEARGVLDQLRGALGALSTESPPASEDQGAAADASEGAAPGVGVWDVALAAGLGAALAVECAVAPAARGPLWLNAVAAAVVAAPLVVRRSRPLLAVVAFSLAGVLMSAWLTPLPATVTGVALLLVVFYSVGAWCRRWWWVAGWALALAGSVVMDTVAGLDDDADSGDAAWIVVVLTVGAVAVGRVTAGWQERLRRTEVVVGELEVRAGAAVRLARAEERQALASRLHDTVAHAMTVVCLQAAGHQRAGSDPGPALRTIVDAAGTGLAELRDGLDAIETGANPLEGSRIAAVGRRMGVDLEVDSEVGSEVGEPDHPAGPAAGLAFRVVREAVVNVARHAPGASAHVHVRRVGPALEVEVADDGRGGLPVVTGAGRGLTGLRDTVVGGGGRLEWGPRADGGFSVRARIPEETP